One segment of Comamonas thiooxydans DNA contains the following:
- a CDS encoding lysophospholipid acyltransferase family protein: MSASKIAIAGMHVLAKLPLPLLRGLGKFVGRVLFVVAGQRRRIALRNFELCFPDVPEAQRKAWAKESFEVFCQTFLDRSWLWFGSEELVRSRVKLIGATHELEGDTPTIVFAPHFYSMDAGGLALPLNTEREFTSIFATNPDPDLDAWFMNGRQRFGNVKMLNRADGVKPIIQCLRKGGLLYLLPDMDYGKNDSVFVPFFAVENTATIPSLSRFARLGKAKVVALYNRMTPEGYVAELTPAWENFPTDDHVADTARMNRELQAAIMTMVPQYYWVHKRFKTRPDGEPSLYSGK, from the coding sequence ATGAGCGCCAGCAAGATCGCCATTGCCGGCATGCATGTGCTGGCCAAGCTGCCGCTGCCCCTGCTGCGCGGGCTGGGCAAATTCGTGGGGCGTGTGCTGTTTGTGGTGGCGGGCCAGCGCCGGCGCATTGCGCTGCGCAACTTCGAGCTGTGCTTTCCCGATGTGCCTGAGGCACAGCGCAAAGCCTGGGCGAAAGAGTCCTTTGAGGTCTTTTGCCAGACTTTTCTCGACAGAAGCTGGCTGTGGTTCGGCTCCGAGGAGCTGGTGCGCAGCCGTGTCAAGCTGATCGGGGCCACGCATGAGCTGGAGGGCGATACACCCACCATCGTCTTCGCGCCGCATTTCTACAGCATGGATGCCGGTGGCCTGGCCCTGCCGCTCAATACCGAGCGCGAGTTCACCTCCATCTTTGCCACCAATCCCGACCCGGACCTGGATGCCTGGTTCATGAATGGCCGTCAGCGCTTCGGCAATGTGAAGATGCTCAACCGCGCAGATGGCGTCAAACCCATCATCCAGTGCCTGCGCAAGGGCGGGCTGCTGTATCTGCTGCCCGATATGGACTATGGCAAGAACGATTCGGTGTTCGTGCCCTTTTTTGCGGTGGAAAACACGGCCACGATTCCCTCGCTTTCGCGCTTTGCGCGCCTGGGCAAGGCCAAGGTAGTGGCGCTCTACAACCGAATGACGCCTGAAGGCTATGTGGCCGAGCTGACGCCGGCCTGGGAGAACTTCCCGACGGACGACCATGTGGCCGACACCGCCCGCATGAACCGAGAGCTGCAGGCCGCCATCATGACCATGGTGCCGCAGTATTACTGGGTGCACAAACGCTTCAAGACGCGCCCCGATGGCGAGCCATCGCTGTACTCCGGGAAATAG